In a single window of the Litorilituus sediminis genome:
- a CDS encoding VF530 family DNA-binding protein: MKHSEEVYKNNPLHGVSLEDVLKQMVAHYGWEILYAYLNLNCFKTKPSIASSLKFLKKTEWAKEKVEAFYMYQYKSLPKADSKQFELPPRDRIVPLHQKVGEPRELSLEDAENLRLKRAKKTREKNAGKADPWGNKPANPWGK; this comes from the coding sequence ATGAAACATAGTGAAGAAGTATATAAGAATAACCCATTACATGGCGTCAGTTTAGAAGACGTTTTAAAACAAATGGTGGCTCATTATGGTTGGGAAATCTTGTATGCATACTTAAATTTAAATTGTTTTAAAACCAAGCCAAGTATTGCTTCCAGCTTAAAGTTTTTGAAGAAAACGGAATGGGCGAAAGAAAAAGTAGAAGCTTTTTATATGTATCAATACAAAAGCTTACCTAAAGCTGATAGCAAGCAATTTGAACTGCCACCGCGTGATCGCATTGTGCCACTGCACCAAAAGGTAGGTGAGCCAAGAGAGTTAAGTTTGGAAGATGCGGAAAACTTGCGCCTTAAACGTGCAAAGAAAACCAGAGAAAAAAATGCTGGCAAAGCTGACCCTTGGGGAAATAAACCTGCTAATCCTTGGGGTAAGTAA
- a CDS encoding low temperature requirement protein A encodes MPLENHPMWRLPKHHLDHEDAHDHVHWVELFYDLIHVVIIFLLGNFLSDHLSVDGFLAFVGLFIAVWFAWADSSVFNSLYVSTDVKHRLIMSCQIVTAMVMAASIPHVLGKGWLYFALAYAANRMITAYLYHRTNRLGVEATVLSRTVSRNFFILAIVFAISAFLPAPYSFVLFALAILSIQLLYMLPKIGVLECKRFLPRLGHMSERFALLLLIVVGEGFFKLVITLSEKGVYKVTPEVLFNFIFGGIAVFVHCWIYFDFVGNGKPKNQEKWTLVNWWLAHLFLMLSAVMVGVALAGEVKVGFWDPYPLKYGVIGCLGLASYLLCLLWIQYNIEARIAHRFATAKVRMFGVALALATLLVLPYVPALVGNLLWGTALISQIAIPVTRAYLTFSKEQ; translated from the coding sequence ATGCCATTAGAAAACCATCCAATGTGGCGATTACCAAAGCACCACTTAGATCATGAAGATGCGCATGACCATGTACATTGGGTAGAGTTGTTTTATGATTTGATCCATGTGGTCATCATCTTCTTGTTAGGTAATTTTTTAAGTGACCACTTAAGCGTGGATGGTTTTCTAGCCTTTGTAGGGCTTTTTATTGCCGTGTGGTTTGCATGGGCCGACTCCAGCGTATTTAACTCGCTTTATGTCAGCACTGACGTAAAGCACAGATTAATCATGTCTTGCCAAATTGTTACTGCAATGGTGATGGCAGCATCAATTCCTCATGTGTTAGGTAAAGGTTGGCTCTATTTCGCATTAGCCTATGCAGCTAATAGGATGATAACCGCCTACTTATATCATCGAACAAATAGGCTAGGTGTTGAAGCGACTGTGCTGTCACGTACCGTAAGTCGGAATTTCTTTATCCTTGCTATTGTCTTTGCCATAAGCGCTTTTTTACCTGCACCATACAGCTTTGTTTTATTCGCGCTGGCCATTTTGTCTATTCAATTACTGTATATGCTGCCTAAAATTGGCGTTCTCGAATGTAAGCGGTTTTTGCCTCGATTAGGCCATATGTCGGAGCGCTTTGCGTTACTTTTATTAATCGTGGTAGGAGAAGGCTTTTTTAAATTAGTGATTACACTGTCAGAAAAAGGGGTATATAAAGTCACCCCCGAAGTATTATTTAACTTTATCTTTGGTGGTATCGCCGTATTTGTTCATTGCTGGATTTACTTCGACTTTGTCGGTAATGGCAAACCTAAAAACCAAGAAAAATGGACGCTAGTGAACTGGTGGTTAGCGCATTTGTTCCTTATGCTTTCTGCTGTTATGGTGGGTGTTGCACTTGCAGGTGAAGTGAAAGTAGGCTTTTGGGACCCGTACCCACTTAAGTACGGCGTTATAGGTTGTCTTGGGCTTGCATCTTACTTACTTTGTTTGCTGTGGATTCAATACAACATCGAAGCGCGTATAGCTCACAGGTTTGCAACCGCTAAAGTACGCATGTTTGGTGTGGCTTTGGCGTTAGCAACCTTGTTGGTATTACCTTACGTACCTGCACTTGTTGGTAATCTACTATGGGGCACTGCATTAATTTCGCAAATTGCCATTCCTGTAACAAGAGCCTATCTTACATTTTCTAAAGAGCAGTAG
- a CDS encoding winged helix-turn-helix transcriptional regulator, with protein MESVVKTDSKGRKKVLNACTEPCAIEKGMRLIGGKWKGSIIYHLKDEPVRFNDLTRMLGGASKKMVDQRLKELESEGMVLRKVISDRPVAVTYELTDFGKTALSILDELRVWSESHQI; from the coding sequence ATGGAAAGTGTTGTAAAAACAGATAGTAAAGGTAGAAAAAAAGTTTTAAACGCATGCACTGAACCTTGCGCTATTGAAAAAGGTATGCGTTTAATTGGCGGAAAGTGGAAAGGCTCGATTATTTATCATCTTAAAGATGAGCCTGTACGATTTAATGACTTAACTCGTATGCTTGGCGGTGCTAGCAAAAAAATGGTCGACCAACGCCTAAAAGAACTAGAAAGTGAGGGAATGGTTCTTAGAAAAGTGATAAGCGATAGGCCTGTTGCTGTAACTTATGAGTTAACCGATTTTGGTAAAACCGCACTGAGTATTTTAGATGAGCTAAGGGTTTGGTCAGAATCCCATCAAATATAG
- a CDS encoding sensor domain-containing protein — translation MSLLSTAVAAELSAGVVTIDAEHNIVDINQQLLAMSFFNRAELLNENITFLDDNFLTTLKSQSKGFAFGHYFSSLTRKDADKLPVEVCFFTQQIAQKAYILLVFKVSNLPEQAKFSFSISEQIFNQSNEAIVITNADGIIQTVNHSFYKITGYTELEVIGKTPAILNSGKQDKYFYQSFWRELKSKGHWQGEIWNKRKNGDIYPEWLNISSIRDKHQHITHYIAQFTDISARKKTEEERHFQAYHDSLTSLPNRYLLFERLKHLCSLHHSSPVHFAVLFCDLDRFKVINDTLGHDVGDALLQSVAQRFEAKLRNNDLIARSGGDEFIVVIEGEKALSNIDKICQQILLLFEAPFQTKFGEFKIGISIGVSQFAKDSYDIRELISFADVAMSKVKNSGGNHYSLFDAREKAKITQRLELEAEISTAIANKNFEVWYQPQINTLTHEVYGIECLLRWNHPTQGMIGPDLFIPIAEASGAIKELGSFVLETACKQLRQWRINNIFTGIMAINVSLRQFERNDLLAQVRETLIKEMIPGDAIELEVTESVFSEGNCHHSPILSAIRGLGVKVAIDDFGTGYSSLQRLKNMPIDNVKIDKCFVNRIVYSRKDEAIIQALILLSKTFNVSLIAEGVETKQQAKKLTKLGCFNQQGYFYSKPLPAEQFELWLTNYHKECQLSKFGEKNEAYD, via the coding sequence ATGTCTTTACTTAGTACTGCCGTAGCAGCAGAGTTATCAGCTGGTGTAGTAACCATAGATGCAGAACATAATATTGTTGATATAAATCAGCAACTGCTTGCTATGAGCTTTTTTAATCGGGCAGAATTATTAAACGAAAATATTACCTTTTTAGATGATAACTTTTTAACCACACTTAAAAGCCAAAGCAAAGGTTTTGCATTTGGACATTACTTCTCCAGTTTAACAAGAAAAGATGCAGATAAACTACCCGTTGAGGTATGTTTCTTTACTCAACAAATAGCACAAAAGGCGTATATTTTATTAGTGTTTAAGGTAAGTAATTTGCCTGAACAAGCGAAATTTAGCTTTTCTATTTCTGAGCAAATTTTTAATCAGTCAAATGAAGCAATTGTAATTACTAATGCTGACGGCATCATTCAGACTGTTAATCATAGTTTTTACAAAATTACCGGATACACTGAGCTTGAGGTGATAGGCAAAACGCCTGCTATTCTTAATTCTGGTAAACAAGATAAGTATTTTTATCAAAGCTTTTGGCGCGAGCTAAAATCTAAAGGCCATTGGCAAGGAGAAATTTGGAATAAACGAAAAAATGGTGATATCTATCCTGAGTGGTTAAATATCTCTTCTATCCGAGATAAGCATCAGCATATAACTCATTATATTGCGCAATTCACAGATATTAGTGCGCGCAAAAAAACAGAAGAAGAGCGACATTTTCAAGCCTATCATGACTCTTTAACTAGCCTGCCTAACCGTTATCTATTGTTTGAACGGTTAAAACACCTTTGCTCACTCCATCATAGTTCACCTGTACATTTTGCCGTGCTTTTTTGTGATTTAGATCGCTTTAAAGTTATCAATGACACCTTAGGCCATGATGTAGGTGACGCCCTGCTGCAATCGGTGGCTCAGCGCTTTGAAGCTAAGTTACGTAATAATGATTTAATTGCCCGCAGCGGTGGTGATGAGTTTATTGTCGTTATTGAGGGGGAAAAGGCGCTAAGTAATATAGACAAAATATGCCAACAAATTTTATTGCTTTTTGAAGCGCCTTTTCAAACTAAATTTGGTGAATTTAAGATAGGTATCAGTATTGGAGTAAGTCAGTTTGCTAAAGATTCTTATGATATTAGAGAGCTGATTTCTTTTGCTGATGTCGCCATGTCGAAAGTAAAAAACTCAGGCGGTAATCATTACAGCTTATTCGATGCAAGAGAAAAAGCGAAGATCACCCAACGACTTGAGTTAGAGGCAGAAATTTCTACTGCCATAGCAAATAAGAATTTTGAAGTCTGGTATCAACCACAAATTAATACGCTAACTCATGAAGTGTACGGCATTGAATGTTTACTACGCTGGAATCACCCGACTCAAGGCATGATAGGGCCAGATTTATTTATACCGATAGCAGAAGCAAGCGGAGCCATTAAAGAGCTAGGAAGTTTTGTTTTAGAAACTGCCTGCAAGCAATTAAGGCAATGGCGCATTAATAATATTTTTACTGGCATTATGGCTATTAATGTGTCGTTAAGGCAGTTTGAACGCAATGATCTACTTGCCCAGGTAAGGGAAACGTTAATTAAAGAGATGATCCCTGGTGATGCCATAGAACTAGAAGTTACCGAGTCAGTTTTTTCTGAAGGTAATTGTCATCATAGTCCAATATTATCAGCTATTAGAGGGCTTGGAGTGAAAGTAGCGATTGACGATTTTGGCACTGGCTATTCTTCTTTGCAGCGCTTAAAAAATATGCCTATTGATAACGTTAAAATTGATAAGTGCTTTGTTAATAGGATTGTCTACTCTAGAAAAGATGAAGCGATTATTCAGGCGTTAATACTGTTATCAAAAACCTTTAATGTCAGCCTTATTGCTGAAGGGGTTGAAACTAAGCAACAGGCTAAAAAGTTAACTAAGTTAGGCTGCTTTAATCAGCAAGGATACTTTTATAGCAAGCCCTTACCAGCCGAGCAGTTTGAATTATGGTTAACAAATTATCATAAGGAATGTCAGCTATCTAAGTTTGGGGAGAAAAATGAAGCATATGATTAG
- a CDS encoding TIR domain-containing protein translates to MDKTSIIESITAFKDRLTGEVLEAFETRGRAYGRDRFNTWRRKFGQFLDEELAGESSRLNSKLNRSVYFAQRSLESDAQHFWRQDGDTILSYLDSLILDIQNDEYEVATTPKIKENLAQDNNKQSKLKNKVFIVHGHDGESKEKVARFIEKLGFEAIVLHEKASKGMTIIEKIEQYSNEVSFGVVLYTPDDLGNVKSSAESGELNFRARQNVVFEHGYLIGKLGRSNVAPLVEGSIELPNDISGIVYISDKDWQIDIAKEMKSAGYQIDFNQLI, encoded by the coding sequence ATGGATAAAACTTCAATTATCGAATCAATCACTGCATTTAAAGATCGCTTAACTGGAGAGGTTCTTGAAGCATTTGAAACTAGAGGAAGAGCTTACGGTAGGGATCGCTTTAACACATGGCGACGTAAATTTGGTCAATTCCTTGATGAAGAGCTAGCTGGAGAATCATCGAGATTAAATTCAAAATTAAATCGGTCTGTTTACTTTGCTCAAAGAAGCCTTGAAAGTGATGCTCAACACTTTTGGAGACAGGACGGTGACACAATACTTTCTTATCTAGATTCATTGATCTTGGATATTCAAAACGACGAATATGAGGTTGCCACGACACCTAAGATTAAAGAAAATTTAGCTCAAGATAATAACAAACAAAGTAAACTAAAAAATAAAGTTTTTATTGTTCATGGTCATGATGGTGAGTCGAAAGAGAAAGTAGCTCGTTTTATTGAAAAACTTGGTTTTGAAGCAATTGTACTACATGAAAAAGCAAGTAAAGGTATGACTATAATTGAAAAAATTGAGCAATATTCTAATGAAGTCAGCTTTGGTGTTGTGCTATATACTCCAGATGATTTAGGTAATGTTAAGTCATCTGCAGAGAGTGGCGAACTTAATTTTAGAGCAAGGCAAAATGTTGTCTTTGAACATGGCTATTTAATTGGCAAACTAGGTAGAAGTAATGTTGCTCCTTTAGTAGAAGGTTCAATTGAGCTTCCAAATGATATAAGTGGTATCGTTTATATTAGTGACAAGGATTGGCAAATTGATATTGCCAAGGAAATGAAATCTGCAGGCTATCAAATTGATTTTAATCAGTTAATATAA
- a CDS encoding carboxymuconolactone decarboxylase family protein, producing MFTYYEPDTAPKESKPLMEQSLAGFGMIPNLHKILAEAPATYKTYNQTFTSFMKETTFTPLEQQVVFMTSNFENNCHYCVPGHTWMMKSANMPDDVINALRNGTELPDTKLQALHDFTKALLDTRGHIGDDKLNAFLSAGYSKRQALEVLTGLAAKLISNFTNALTHTDVDEAMKAYAWEKPEK from the coding sequence ATGTTTACTTATTACGAGCCTGATACGGCACCTAAAGAATCAAAGCCGTTAATGGAGCAATCTTTAGCTGGCTTTGGCATGATTCCTAACCTTCATAAAATCTTAGCTGAAGCGCCAGCAACCTATAAAACGTACAACCAAACATTTACCAGCTTTATGAAAGAGACAACATTTACTCCGCTTGAGCAACAAGTGGTATTTATGACGTCAAACTTTGAAAATAATTGCCACTATTGTGTGCCTGGTCATACTTGGATGATGAAGTCAGCTAACATGCCTGATGATGTTATTAATGCTTTAAGAAATGGAACTGAACTACCTGATACAAAACTTCAGGCGCTTCATGATTTTACTAAAGCACTATTGGACACTAGAGGCCATATCGGCGATGACAAGTTAAATGCATTTTTAAGCGCAGGTTATAGCAAACGCCAAGCACTAGAAGTATTGACGGGATTGGCTGCTAAACTCATTTCTAACTTCACTAATGCCTTAACCCATACAGACGTAGATGAGGCGATGAAAGCTTATGCGTGGGAAAAGCCGGAGAAATAG
- a CDS encoding bacteriohemerythrin has translation MKHMISANQPDVVMIYQDKDSVESAIEQIMSLELNFKTYKFDTNTLHDIVEMKPKVVLLSSNNVKSTIEFYIEYLEEYEQNIAPHSAILLINNRETACAYLACENGLFDNYAIINPLNEPFRLKLVLLHELKIIESHKNNSIERLIEGGEEQLASCIEHGVALKRSFQHQVQKCENNIVEAANKLEDAGKTKAALQNIAGISLNEMNDSVSQSIDSIVEQLIELKINNQSLKQNIESYHAPKRKSALGVNPKALSDEHSKSASYKILIAEPSDLFSRVIEEIFAETVFKYLLVNRGREAISQIEAFKPDVVLLAYDLPDVSGLDVTRHLRKIENNVPVIAYTHERDKSVLKQWIPLGLSGYLVKPSKKSAILKSVAKAVKEPAHVIHQQPDPATGDIRWLPEYSVGNHEIDEQHKMLFSMINEFFHQEGKSAALALFQSLSAYIDLHFDCEENLLRQINYPNTTEHVKKHDELRKKFLLIQEKLEDYDADVHHKIGIFLYNWLAKHILKADMEFREYALSIEESSFVI, from the coding sequence ATGAAGCATATGATTAGCGCTAATCAGCCTGATGTGGTGATGATTTATCAAGATAAAGACAGTGTAGAGTCTGCTATAGAGCAGATAATGTCACTAGAGCTTAATTTTAAAACCTATAAGTTCGACACCAACACACTGCATGACATTGTTGAAATGAAGCCGAAAGTGGTTTTGCTATCTTCTAACAATGTGAAAAGCACTATTGAGTTTTATATTGAGTACCTTGAAGAATACGAGCAGAACATTGCCCCGCATAGCGCGATATTATTAATTAATAACCGGGAAACTGCCTGTGCTTATTTAGCGTGTGAAAATGGCTTATTTGATAACTATGCCATTATTAATCCGTTAAATGAGCCATTTAGATTAAAGCTGGTATTACTGCATGAGTTGAAAATAATAGAGAGTCATAAAAATAACAGCATTGAGCGGCTTATTGAAGGTGGAGAGGAGCAACTAGCCTCATGTATTGAACATGGCGTTGCATTAAAGCGCTCTTTTCAGCATCAAGTGCAAAAGTGCGAGAACAATATTGTTGAAGCTGCAAATAAGCTAGAAGATGCAGGAAAAACGAAAGCCGCATTGCAAAATATTGCCGGTATTAGTCTTAATGAAATGAATGATAGCGTTAGTCAAAGTATTGATTCTATTGTAGAACAGTTGATTGAGCTAAAAATCAATAATCAATCGCTTAAGCAAAATATTGAAAGTTATCATGCCCCCAAACGTAAAAGCGCATTAGGGGTTAACCCAAAAGCCTTATCTGATGAACACAGTAAGTCTGCAAGTTATAAAATATTAATCGCAGAGCCTTCAGATTTATTTTCTCGCGTTATTGAGGAGATTTTTGCTGAAACTGTATTTAAGTATTTGCTTGTTAATCGGGGGCGAGAAGCCATCAGCCAAATTGAGGCATTCAAACCTGATGTTGTGTTATTAGCTTACGATTTGCCTGATGTTAGCGGCTTAGATGTTACTAGACATCTAAGAAAAATAGAAAATAATGTCCCTGTTATTGCTTATACCCATGAGCGAGATAAGTCGGTATTAAAACAGTGGATACCTCTTGGGTTAAGTGGCTATTTAGTTAAACCCTCGAAGAAAAGTGCCATTTTAAAAAGTGTTGCTAAAGCCGTGAAAGAACCAGCACATGTGATACATCAGCAACCGGATCCAGCAACGGGAGATATCAGGTGGTTACCTGAATATAGCGTAGGTAATCATGAAATAGATGAACAGCATAAAATGTTGTTTTCTATGATTAATGAATTTTTTCATCAAGAAGGAAAGTCAGCCGCTTTGGCATTGTTTCAAAGCTTAAGCGCTTATATCGATTTACATTTTGATTGTGAAGAAAACTTGTTAAGACAAATTAATTACCCAAACACGACTGAGCATGTGAAAAAGCATGATGAATTAAGGAAAAAGTTTTTACTTATTCAGGAAAAACTTGAGGATTATGATGCCGATGTACATCATAAAATTGGCATTTTCTTGTATAACTGGCTAGCTAAACATATTTTAAAAGCCGATATGGAATTTAGAGAATATGCTTTATCGATAGAAGAGAGTAGTTTTGTTATTTAA
- a CDS encoding NAD(P)H-dependent oxidoreductase, with protein MSTTEPKKVLIINAHQYYPFSEGKLNAALVDKAVTMLEGKGYHTRVVTMSDEYDVEEQLAHHQWADVVLLQSPSNWMGGPWSFKKYMDEVYTAGMGGALCVGDGRSEDAPKKNYGMGGTLTNTQYMMSLTFNAPEEAFNDKDEFFDGKSIDDLMFPMHMNFKFFGMKAMESFACFDVMKNADVENDFKRFENHINKHF; from the coding sequence ATGAGCACTACTGAGCCAAAGAAGGTATTAATTATTAATGCCCACCAATACTACCCATTCTCAGAAGGTAAGCTAAATGCTGCCTTAGTTGATAAAGCAGTAACCATGCTTGAAGGTAAAGGTTACCACACTCGCGTAGTTACCATGAGCGATGAGTATGATGTTGAAGAGCAATTAGCACATCATCAATGGGCAGATGTTGTCTTGCTGCAATCACCAAGTAATTGGATGGGGGGTCCTTGGTCATTTAAGAAATATATGGATGAAGTCTATACTGCAGGTATGGGGGGCGCATTATGTGTTGGTGACGGCCGTAGTGAAGACGCACCTAAGAAAAATTATGGCATGGGCGGCACGTTAACGAATACCCAATACATGATGTCGCTTACCTTTAATGCGCCAGAAGAAGCTTTTAATGATAAAGATGAGTTTTTTGATGGTAAATCAATCGACGATTTAATGTTCCCTATGCACATGAACTTTAAGTTTTTTGGCATGAAAGCAATGGAAAGCTTTGCCTGTTTCGATGTGATGAAAAATGCTGATGTTGAAAATGACTTCAAACGCTTTGAAAACCACATTAACAAACATTTTTAG
- a CDS encoding peroxiredoxin-like family protein, whose amino-acid sequence MSIEYTNKLHAGSYFPNIEAKLLNGDVKTLSTPENGLDWQMVVVYRGQHCPLCTKYLNQLESAKSLLAQTGVDLIAVSGDSKEQLASHMERLDVSFPIAYGLTVEQMQKLGLYISDPRSPQETDHPFAEPGLFVVNRDGKVQVVDISNNPFVRPELQSLISGLGWIRNPDNNYPIRGMHK is encoded by the coding sequence ATGAGCATTGAATATACCAATAAACTTCACGCTGGATCTTATTTTCCCAATATTGAAGCCAAGTTATTAAACGGTGATGTGAAAACACTATCCACACCTGAAAATGGCTTAGATTGGCAAATGGTTGTTGTATATAGAGGTCAGCATTGCCCTCTTTGTACAAAGTACCTGAACCAATTGGAAAGCGCGAAAAGCTTACTCGCACAAACAGGCGTAGATTTAATCGCCGTCTCAGGCGATAGCAAGGAACAACTAGCAAGTCATATGGAAAGACTTGATGTGAGTTTCCCTATCGCTTATGGCTTGACCGTTGAACAAATGCAAAAGCTTGGCTTGTATATATCTGATCCCAGATCGCCACAAGAGACAGATCATCCATTTGCTGAGCCGGGACTTTTTGTCGTTAATCGTGACGGTAAAGTACAGGTAGTGGATATTTCCAATAACCCGTTTGTCAGACCAGAGCTTCAGTCTTTAATCAGTGGCTTAGGTTGGATACGCAACCCAGATAACAATTACCCTATTCGTGGTATGCATAAGTAG